The following coding sequences are from one Plasmodium coatneyi strain Hackeri chromosome 11, complete sequence window:
- a CDS encoding Mitochondrial import inner membrane translocase produces the protein MEKSLDLSSFNKSDREKIMKKINKAEYEDTMSTYNSIVERCFNECITSFRSKELDSNENNCILNCVKKFSVFSQRIGMKFTQNLNNEMQKKA, from the coding sequence atggagaagtcCCTCGATTTAAGCAGCTTTAACAAAAGCGATAGGgagaaaattatgaagaagATAAACAAAGCGGAATATGAAGATACCATGAGCACATATAACTCCATTGTGGAAAGATGCTTCAACGAGTGTATCACATCATTCAGGTCCAAAGAACTCGATAGCAATGAAAACAACTGCATTTTAAATTGCGTTAAAAagttttccgttttttcacAAAGAATTGGCATGAAATTCACGCAAAATTTGAACAacgaaatgcaaaaaaaggcataa